In Cydia pomonella isolate Wapato2018A chromosome 27, ilCydPomo1, whole genome shotgun sequence, a single genomic region encodes these proteins:
- the LOC133532488 gene encoding zinc finger protein OZF-like produces the protein MSNMSLDITIVKEEPADESESKEAIQANLYEDHVIKREVVVGPEVFQKPDVACARKAKANVTKCEENIKNGHIHTKIKVEKQEEIAENGTQDNSLTIDDDLKSKLNKSENNDSPETSNVVKPKSKTLSGEEKHFTCKKCKSMFSSKLLLLKHRKSKHGYAYFRCKKCKYVAGRKAHFENHLRTHTREKPFKCHLCEYKCSRKDALMVHEKIHDEKRQKRYQCVQCSFRTDTKVSIARHEMVHSGEKPFKCRHCSYACRGKVDLRRHEGTHRPENSFKCGICDYSCTRKSDLGRHKRSHAPRPFNCTECTFKCSRKKVWLRHQQMHIQNTFQCNDCNFICRMKSRFLLHLIEHRSEKPYKCNQCQNEYKYRSSLRIHKMIHTGEKPFKCNQCSYRCSLHYNLLKHKMRHNGPKPYTCDECGFKCRLRGGLKRHLMIHTGERPFKCKSCDYRCRDIQSLRIHERIHSNEKPYKCDICEYSCRCRSNLTKHMKTWH, from the exons ATGTCAAATATGTCATTGGATATAACGATAGTAAAAGAAGAACCTGCGGATGAAAGCGAGAGCAAGGAAGCCATCCAGGCAAACTTATATGAAGATCATGTTATCAAGAGGGAGGTCGTTGTTGGCCCTGAGGTTTTTCAGAAGCCTGATGTGGCATGTGCACGAAAAG CTAAAGCAAATGTCACAAAATgtgaagaaaatattaaaaatgggcACATACACACCAAAATCAAGGTGGAAAAACAGGAAGAAATAGCAGAGAATGGTACTCAAGATAACTCATTGACCATTGATGATGATTTAAAATCTAAGTTAAATAAATCCGAAAATAATGATAGTCCCGAAACGTCTAATGTAGTAAAACCTAAAAGTAAAACCTTGTCAGGAGAAGAAAAACATTTCACATGCAAAAAGTGTAAATCTATGTTTTCTAGCAAATTGCTTCTCTTGAAGCATAGGAAGTCAAAACACGGCTATGCATATTTCAGATGTAAGAAATGTAAATACGTCGCTGGTCGCAAAGCACATTTTGAAAACCATTTGCGTACACATACTAGAGAAAAACCATTCAAATGTCACCTGTGTGAGTATAAGTGCAGCAGGAAAGATGCTTTAATGGTACATGAAAAGATACACGATGAAAAGAGACAGAAACGTTATCAATGCGTACAATGCAGTTTCAGAACTGACACTAAAGTAAGCATAGCTCGCCACGAAATGGTTCACAGTGGAGAAAAACCATTTAAGTGTCGCCACTGTTCATACGCCTGTAGGGGCAAGGTTGACTTGCGAAGACATGAGGGAACACATAGGCCTGAGAATTCATTCAAATGTGGAATATGCGATTATTCATGTACGCGAAAAAGTGACTTAGGTCGACACAAAAGATCACATGCACCAAGACCATTCAATTGTACAGAATGCACATTTAAATGTAGTCGAAAAAAGGTATGGTTGCGCCATCAACAAATGCATATCCAAAATACTTTTCAATGCAACGACTGCAACTTCATATGCAGAATGAAAAGCCGGTTTCTCTTGCATCTAATAGAGCACCGTAGTGAAAAACCATATAAATGCAATCAGTGtcaaaatgaatataaatatagaaGCAGCTTAAGAATACATAAAATGATACACACTGGTGAAAAGCCTTTCAAATGTAACCAGTGTAGCTACAGGTGCAGCCTACATTACAATTTACTGAAACACAAAATGAGACACAATGGCCCGAAACCATACACATGCGATGAATGCGGTTTCAAATGCCGCTTACGAGGTGGTCTTAAACGTCACCTAATGATTCATACTGGCGAAAGACCGTTTAAGTGTAAGTCCTGTGATTACAGGTGTAGAGATATCCAATCTTTACGGATACACGAGAGAATACACAGTAATGAGAAACCATACAAATGCGACATTTGTGAGTATTCGTGTCGTTGTAGGAGTAATTTGACTAAACATATGAAGACTTGGCACTAA